Below is a window of Blastopirellula marina DNA.
ATGGGCGTTATCGTGGGTTTCGACGGCGGCGCTCATAGGGCAAATTCGTTTCTAAACGTCGTCACGCTAGGGAATGAATGAGTACTGACTGTTAGTGATGCGAATCAGTTTTTGGCTTATTCGCTGCTTCGGGATCCTTCACAAAGCCGCCCACCTGAGGATCGTACTTCAGGTCGCTGAAATCGTAAGGCGAACCGACAGCCGGAGCATGTTCAAAGTTGTAGTAGGGCGGAGGACTCGTGCAAGTCCATTCCAGTGTTGCCGCACCCCAAGGATTGGCAGGTGCCTTGCGGCCTTTGAACAGGGAGACAATCAACACGGTAACGGCACCCACCATTCCGAGACCGAGCACAATCGCTCCGATGGTCGAGAGTTGGTGGAAGATTTGGTATTCCGGGACGTAGGTTGCGTATCGGCGAGGCATGCCACGAGAACCCATGATGAACTGCGGCAAGAAGGTGAGGTTGAATCCGATGAACACCACCAAGCAGAACAAGCGACCGAACATTTCGTTGTACATCACACCAAACATCTTCGGCCACCAGTGATAGAGGCCACCGACGAATGCGATAACGGTACCCCCCATCATCACGTAATGGAAGTGAGCGACAACGAAGTAAGTGTCGTGCAGGTGAATGTCGGTTGCCAACGCACCGAGGAACAACCCAGTCAGACCACCAATCGAGAAGAGGAAGATAAACGACAAGGCGTAGCACATCGGCGTAGCCAAGTTGATATTCCCCTTGTACATCGTGGCCAGCCAGTTGAACACTTTGATGGCCGATGGAATTGACACGCTGAAGGTCAAACCACTGAAGATCACGGCCGTCATTGGGCTTTGACCACTTACGAACATATGGTGGCCCCAAACCAGGAAACCAAGCAGAGCAATCGCAATCGAGCTGTAAGCGATGAACGTATAACCGAAGATCGGCTTACGGCTGTAGACCGACATCAATTCACTGATGATCCCCATCGCGGGCAAAATCATGATGTACACAGCTGGGTGCGAGTAGAACCAGAAAAAGTGCTGGAACAAAATCGGGTCGCCACCCAACGCTGGATTGAAAATACCGATCTGCAGGATTCGTTCGGCCATCAATAGCAGAAGTGTGATACCCAAAACTGGCGTCGCCAGAATCTGAATGATCGCAGTCGCGTAAGTCGCCCACATGAACAGCGGCATCTTGAACCAGGTCATACCTGGCGGACGCATCGTGTTCACGGTGACGATGAAATTCAAGCCGGTGAAGATCGAGCTGAACCCGAGGATAAACGCACCAATAGTGGCCGCGATCACGTTGGTGCTCGTCTGGATGCTGTAAGGCGTGTAGAACGTCCAACCAGTGTCCAATCGCGTGGTAACCAAGGCGATTAGAAAGAAGATACCGCCCAGCACCCAGAGGTGGAAACTGGCCAGGTTCATTCGCGGGAACGCGACGTCCTTGGCGCCCACCATCAATGGCAACACGAAGTTGCCGAGTGCCGCAGGCACGCTAGGGATGATGAACAAAAACGTCATGATCGCGCCATGCAGCGTGAACAGTTGGTTATAGGTATCGTTATTGACCAGCCATTCTGGGAACAGGCCGTTCGGCATGAACAAGTGCAATCGCAGCAGCAACGCCATGATGCCGCCCAGAAAGAACGAGCTGAAAATGCCGACCAAATACATCACGCCGATCCGCTTGTGATCTAACGTGAAGGCCCACGAGAGAAACCCACGCGAACTAGTCAGGTAGTTCGAGCTTGGGTCGTCGTTGTGACCGATGTCGATTTGTGTGTCTGGCGTTATCGTAGCCATGGCTTAAATGCCCTATCTGGATTTCTTACTTGAGCGATTTGAGGTAAGCGATAATCGCGTTGATTTCATTGTCTTTGAGCAGCTGCGGCGTGAACACGGGCATCACCGGTTTGCGTCCCACAACTACCTTCGCATTTGGTTCGCGAACCGATTCGCGGATGTAGTTTTCGTCCATAACGACGGCTTCTGGCGAACTCGCACCACGTGGGATGACGTTGCGTTCGGTGCCCCATTGGCCATTAAGGGCCGGACCAGCGTATTTGGCCGAGTTGTCCCCCTCGACCGAATGGCACTGCGTGCAACCTTTCTTCTTGAACGCTTTTTCGCCGCCTTCTTCGGGTGGGATTCCTTCCAGGTAGTTCGCGGCACCTTCTAGCCACAGGTCAAAGTCACTTTGCTCGTGCACGTACACCTTCGCCAACATGCGAGAGTGATCTTTTCCGCAGTATTCTGCACAGAACAGGTCGTATGGTTCGTGAGCGTCTTTCTCGATGCCCTCCCCGGTCGTCTCGTTGGCGATGACCCAAGTCGATGTGTATCGCTGAGGAACACAGTCCATCTTGATACGGAAAGCAGGGACGTAAAAGCTATGCAGCACGTCGGACGATTGCAGAACAAAACGAACCGGCTGACCAACAGGAATGTGCAATTCGTCGGAGTCGGCCCCGTTGGGGTAGATGAACTGCCAGCTCCATTGCTTGGCGATCACCTGAATCTCGTAAGCGTTTTCCGGCGCTTCCCGCATATCAAGGTATTTGGTGAAGCCGTAGAAGAAGATGAAACCGACCAGGATGGACGGAATCACGCTCCAGGTAATTTCCAAGACTTCGTTGTGCGACGCGGAAGGCGTTTCAACATGACCTTTGCGGCGGTGATAACGCAGTACGAAGTAGACCATCACAGCTACAATCGCGACGAAGAAGAACGCCGAGAGGTAGTAGATGAAATCAAAAAGTCGGTCGACATCGCCCGCGAAGGTGGATCGTTCCGGCGGAAAAAACATGGACGAACTGGCGTCCGCCAAGATGGAAAGCATGGTTGAGCCTATAAGGTGGACCATCGCGTGCTAACTTGTTTACTTGCTTAGGTCGCTTGGGAAGACGAATGGCCTTCCGTTCGCTTGGAATATTCGTGATTGTTATTGGCTAAACTCTTCTGGCGATAGATCCAGAAGGGAGCAAGGCCAACGATCAAGCAAAGTACCGTGGTGAGGGCACCCAATTGCATGATCCTAACTGCTTCCGGGCCGTAGCGACCGGTTGTTTCATCGTACATGAAGCAAGTGAGGATAACGCGATCGATGGTGGTGCCGATCTTTCCCTCACTGGCTTCCACCAGCGACAAACGCAGGGTGGGTTCGTCAAACTGAACGCCGTAAATGTAACGTGAAATTCGCCCTTCCGGCGTGCATAACATCAGCACAGCGATGTGGGCATATTCTTTTCGTTCGGGCACATAGCGAAATTTGACGCCTGTGGCTTTGGACATCGCCAAGATCGACTTGGGAGCTCCTACCAGAAAGTGCCAACCGCTACCGGTGCCTCCTCGACCATACTCTTCGTAATAACGCTTACGGGTTTCTCTTGCACGTTGAGGAGTTTCGTTTGGATCGATACTGATCGACACAATTTGAAATGCTTCGCCAACGCTGGGATCCATTTCTCGCAGCGTGGCCACCAGGCCGTTCAGCTGTTGCTGACAAAGCATGGGGCAGTTGGAATAGTTCAGCGATAAGATGACAGGCTTCTCACCATC
It encodes the following:
- the coxB gene encoding cytochrome c oxidase subunit II; translation: MLSILADASSSMFFPPERSTFAGDVDRLFDFIYYLSAFFFVAIVAVMVYFVLRYHRRKGHVETPSASHNEVLEITWSVIPSILVGFIFFYGFTKYLDMREAPENAYEIQVIAKQWSWQFIYPNGADSDELHIPVGQPVRFVLQSSDVLHSFYVPAFRIKMDCVPQRYTSTWVIANETTGEGIEKDAHEPYDLFCAEYCGKDHSRMLAKVYVHEQSDFDLWLEGAANYLEGIPPEEGGEKAFKKKGCTQCHSVEGDNSAKYAGPALNGQWGTERNVIPRGASSPEAVVMDENYIRESVREPNAKVVVGRKPVMPVFTPQLLKDNEINAIIAYLKSLK
- a CDS encoding cbb3-type cytochrome c oxidase subunit I, with the translated sequence MATITPDTQIDIGHNDDPSSNYLTSSRGFLSWAFTLDHKRIGVMYLVGIFSSFFLGGIMALLLRLHLFMPNGLFPEWLVNNDTYNQLFTLHGAIMTFLFIIPSVPAALGNFVLPLMVGAKDVAFPRMNLASFHLWVLGGIFFLIALVTTRLDTGWTFYTPYSIQTSTNVIAATIGAFILGFSSIFTGLNFIVTVNTMRPPGMTWFKMPLFMWATYATAIIQILATPVLGITLLLLMAERILQIGIFNPALGGDPILFQHFFWFYSHPAVYIMILPAMGIISELMSVYSRKPIFGYTFIAYSSIAIALLGFLVWGHHMFVSGQSPMTAVIFSGLTFSVSIPSAIKVFNWLATMYKGNINLATPMCYALSFIFLFSIGGLTGLFLGALATDIHLHDTYFVVAHFHYVMMGGTVIAFVGGLYHWWPKMFGVMYNEMFGRLFCLVVFIGFNLTFLPQFIMGSRGMPRRYATYVPEYQIFHQLSTIGAIVLGLGMVGAVTVLIVSLFKGRKAPANPWGAATLEWTCTSPPPYYNFEHAPAVGSPYDFSDLKYDPQVGGFVKDPEAANKPKTDSHH
- a CDS encoding SCO family protein; translation: MSASAQINETPAAVDGLDVEEHLNDQLPLDTKFTDHTGNQIRLGDFFDGEKPVILSLNYSNCPMLCQQQLNGLVATLREMDPSVGEAFQIVSISIDPNETPQRARETRKRYYEEYGRGGTGSGWHFLVGAPKSILAMSKATGVKFRYVPERKEYAHIAVLMLCTPEGRISRYIYGVQFDEPTLRLSLVEASEGKIGTTIDRVILTCFMYDETTGRYGPEAVRIMQLGALTTVLCLIVGLAPFWIYRQKSLANNNHEYSKRTEGHSSSQAT